Proteins from a genomic interval of Treponema brennaborense DSM 12168:
- a CDS encoding PfkB family carbohydrate kinase yields MKQTLVIGSTVVDVIVAIPHLPSTGEDINVTAQTQRLGGCAYNVSNMLRLTGTPYTLCSPVGSGLYGDFVAERLAQLGIPCFIRLENVPNGCCYCIVENDGERTFLSQHGAEYVFSRSWMHRIDSESADSVYICGLEIEEPTGSEIILYLEEHPEYTVFFAPGPRISSIPQERLNRIFALHPVLHLNDTEAVGFTKRAAVSEAAAALYEKTGNAVVITQGKDGAFCMDRGRGFSVPGFPAEVADTIGAGDAHAGSVIAYLKQGFSLEESVRRANRIAAAVVSVNGATLPDGQYAATVQNFVPAL; encoded by the coding sequence ATGAAACAGACTCTTGTCATAGGTTCTACCGTAGTGGACGTCATCGTGGCCATTCCGCACTTGCCGAGTACCGGCGAAGACATAAACGTCACCGCTCAAACCCAGCGGCTCGGCGGCTGTGCGTACAACGTTTCCAACATGCTGCGCCTTACGGGAACGCCTTACACTTTGTGTTCCCCCGTCGGGAGCGGTTTATACGGCGACTTCGTTGCCGAACGATTGGCTCAGCTCGGAATTCCATGTTTCATCAGACTTGAAAACGTTCCCAACGGCTGCTGCTACTGCATCGTTGAAAACGACGGCGAACGGACGTTTTTATCTCAGCACGGCGCCGAATACGTCTTTTCCCGCTCCTGGATGCACCGCATCGACAGTGAAAGCGCAGACAGCGTGTACATCTGCGGCCTTGAAATCGAAGAACCCACCGGCAGTGAAATCATATTATATCTGGAAGAACATCCCGAATACACCGTATTTTTTGCGCCGGGACCGCGTATCAGCAGCATTCCGCAGGAACGGCTTAACCGGATATTCGCGCTTCATCCGGTGCTGCACCTCAACGACACCGAAGCGGTCGGTTTTACCAAACGCGCGGCGGTTTCCGAAGCGGCCGCGGCGCTCTATGAAAAAACGGGAAACGCAGTCGTCATAACGCAGGGTAAAGACGGTGCGTTCTGCATGGATCGCGGCCGCGGGTTTTCCGTACCCGGATTTCCGGCGGAGGTAGCGGACACGATCGGAGCGGGCGACGCGCACGCAGGCTCGGTCATTGCGTATCTGAAACAGGGTTTTTCCCTTGAAGAATCAGTCCGCCGTGCAAACCGGATCGCCGCCGCAGTCGTTTCCGTAAACGGCGCGACGCTCCCCGACGGGCAATACGCCGCCACCGTGCAAAATTTCGTTCCGGCACTTTGA
- the gltX gene encoding glutamate--tRNA ligase: MEVRVRYAPSPTGMQHIGGVRTALFNYLFARANGGKFILRLEDTDRTRYGEEYVQNLFDTLAWLGIEWDEGPDKGGPYGPYVQSERFALYKKHADELVEKGQAYYCFCDAERLERIRTIQTMNKMPPGYDRSCRHLTAEEIKANIDAGKPYVIRLKVPLEGVTRFHDALLGDIEWKNEDINPDPVLLKSDGFPTYHLANIVDDHFMKITHVMRAQEWIPSTPLHVLMYRAFGWEPPQFCHLPMVMGQDGQKLSKRHGATSVNEFRARGYIPEALINYVSMLGCSYEDGRDLYSLADFEKLFKIEHLNKAPAVFDYKKLEWFNGQYMRLMSDEALYRATLPFLTGTGDAAIPVNATEQFPAPKVGPDVSGVSLDENGAPIAEGLTSAQTKEKLLQLMPLIKERLHFLCDAAEMVRFLFTEPAVPPIDQIVPKKLDAAKTKEVLEASIDFIQAIPSLDHEAAEELARKTAENLGIKLGDFMMPIRMAVTGSRVSPPLMGSIAILGADRAVERTRKTLELFK; the protein is encoded by the coding sequence GTGGAAGTTCGCGTTCGCTACGCCCCGTCGCCGACGGGAATGCAGCATATCGGCGGTGTGCGCACCGCATTGTTCAATTATTTATTTGCCCGCGCAAACGGCGGGAAATTCATTTTACGACTTGAAGATACCGACCGCACTCGCTACGGTGAAGAATACGTGCAGAATTTATTCGATACACTCGCATGGCTCGGCATCGAATGGGATGAAGGTCCGGACAAAGGCGGTCCGTACGGTCCGTACGTTCAGTCGGAACGGTTCGCGCTGTACAAAAAACACGCCGACGAACTGGTTGAAAAAGGTCAGGCGTACTACTGTTTCTGCGACGCGGAACGGCTGGAACGCATCCGCACCATCCAAACGATGAACAAAATGCCCCCCGGATACGACCGCAGCTGCCGCCATTTAACGGCGGAAGAAATCAAGGCGAATATCGACGCGGGAAAGCCCTACGTTATCCGGCTTAAAGTGCCACTTGAAGGCGTTACCCGTTTTCACGACGCGCTTTTAGGCGATATCGAATGGAAAAACGAAGACATAAATCCCGACCCCGTTCTGCTCAAAAGCGACGGTTTTCCGACCTATCATCTGGCGAACATCGTGGACGATCACTTTATGAAAATCACGCACGTCATGCGCGCGCAGGAATGGATTCCGTCGACGCCGCTTCACGTACTGATGTATCGGGCGTTCGGATGGGAGCCGCCGCAGTTCTGCCACCTGCCGATGGTTATGGGGCAGGACGGGCAAAAATTGTCAAAACGCCACGGTGCGACGAGCGTAAACGAATTCCGCGCACGCGGATATATTCCCGAAGCGCTCATCAATTACGTTTCGATGCTCGGCTGTTCGTACGAAGACGGGCGCGACCTGTATTCGCTTGCCGATTTTGAGAAATTGTTCAAAATCGAACATCTGAACAAAGCGCCCGCCGTGTTCGACTACAAAAAACTCGAATGGTTTAACGGACAGTACATGCGCCTGATGAGCGACGAAGCGCTGTACCGGGCTACCCTGCCGTTCCTCACCGGAACGGGAGACGCTGCGATTCCCGTAAACGCTACGGAACAATTTCCCGCACCCAAAGTCGGCCCGGACGTTTCGGGCGTTTCGCTCGACGAAAACGGAGCACCGATAGCTGAAGGGCTGACGTCCGCTCAGACCAAAGAAAAACTTCTGCAGCTCATGCCGCTCATCAAGGAACGGCTGCACTTTTTGTGCGACGCGGCGGAAATGGTGCGCTTTCTGTTTACCGAACCCGCCGTTCCGCCGATCGACCAGATCGTTCCCAAAAAACTCGACGCAGCAAAGACGAAGGAAGTGCTTGAAGCATCAATCGATTTCATACAGGCGATTCCGTCGCTCGATCACGAAGCGGCCGAAGAACTCGCGCGGAAAACGGCGGAAAATCTGGGAATTAAACTGGGCGATTTCATGATGCCCATCCGCATGGCCGTAACCGGAAGCCGCGTCAGTCCGCCGCTTATGGGTTCGATTGCAATACTCGGCGCAGACCGGGCCGTTGAGCGCACGCGAAAAACGCTCGAATTGTTTAAATAA
- a CDS encoding substrate-binding domain-containing protein, which translates to MKKALFVAAALMVSGATLFAGGTKDSGKKKVFLITMDQMDQHWVQVDAGAQAAVKELGNIQYKWLAPDVKDDAKQIECVNNAVAAGADCILLAANGPDAVTSALKEAAAAGVKIVYVDSAADFPGEQLLATDNRAGGRQVGETLIKDLASKGVAKGMIGIIGVNAATESCNQREFGFRDAFEGTAFTLLETQYCQGDAAVAKDMAANFITQGCVAVYGANEGSTVGVGNAVKEAAGKNVVGCGSDASDMNKSLVKNGALLCIMAQNPYRMGYEGVKSAAKVLAGEKVSPSYFDTGVSIITKSDL; encoded by the coding sequence ATGAAAAAGGCGTTATTTGTTGCAGCCGCGCTGATGGTGTCAGGTGCGACGTTGTTTGCCGGCGGAACCAAAGATTCCGGAAAGAAAAAAGTATTCCTCATTACGATGGATCAAATGGATCAGCACTGGGTGCAGGTTGACGCCGGCGCACAAGCTGCGGTAAAGGAATTGGGAAATATCCAGTATAAATGGCTTGCTCCCGATGTAAAGGACGACGCGAAACAGATCGAATGCGTTAACAACGCGGTCGCCGCCGGTGCGGATTGCATCCTGCTCGCCGCGAACGGTCCCGACGCGGTTACGTCCGCTTTGAAAGAAGCTGCCGCCGCCGGTGTTAAAATCGTATACGTAGACTCCGCCGCCGATTTTCCCGGTGAACAGCTGCTTGCAACCGACAACCGTGCCGGCGGACGTCAGGTCGGTGAAACGCTGATCAAGGATTTGGCTTCCAAAGGTGTTGCCAAAGGTATGATCGGTATTATAGGCGTTAACGCCGCAACCGAATCCTGCAATCAGCGCGAATTCGGTTTCCGCGACGCGTTTGAAGGAACCGCTTTTACGCTGCTCGAAACGCAGTATTGTCAGGGTGACGCTGCCGTTGCCAAAGATATGGCTGCGAACTTCATTACGCAGGGATGCGTCGCCGTTTACGGTGCGAACGAAGGTTCGACGGTCGGAGTCGGTAACGCGGTAAAAGAAGCTGCGGGCAAAAACGTCGTCGGCTGCGGTTCCGATGCTTCCGATATGAACAAATCGCTGGTAAAAAACGGCGCGCTGCTGTGCATTATGGCGCAGAATCCGTACCGCATGGGATATGAAGGCGTGAAATCTGCGGCGAAAGTACTCGCCGGTGAAAAAGTTTCTCCGTCGTATTTCGATACCGGTGTTTCGATCATCACGAAATCGGATCTGTAA
- a CDS encoding ABC transporter permease, producing the protein MNTIAKKKLGMARGTGQVLTVTAGLAVLCLVFGIINPTFFSGRNVSNLLRQIAPILIIGIGQSYVLITGNIDLSIGSVVGMSTMISATLMTKGVNPWVSVAITLVCCLLIGLINGYLVAGFKIPPFIATLGTMTVARGIAQIVNNNYNTNSIGEAAQGFRDFFYYGKTFGLFNTIWISVLLWAIFNFILSKTRSGRYIYAVGSNPEAAKLSGVNLLGTVTKTFLVSAFCACVVGLIQCASAGMGAMDAGSAYEMYAVAASVIGGISTLGGQGILLGTVVGASIWAVLQNGLQFAGAPVAIRNIVIGCIVVVSVLLDIVVRGRAPKKGGKKR; encoded by the coding sequence ATGAACACGATTGCGAAGAAAAAATTGGGTATGGCGCGCGGTACCGGGCAGGTACTGACCGTTACGGCGGGACTTGCGGTGTTGTGTCTCGTATTCGGCATTATCAACCCGACGTTCTTTTCCGGCCGGAATGTCAGCAATTTACTGCGTCAGATCGCGCCGATTCTGATTATCGGTATCGGGCAGTCGTACGTACTGATTACCGGAAACATCGATCTTTCCATCGGTTCGGTCGTCGGGATGTCTACGATGATAAGTGCGACGCTGATGACCAAGGGCGTGAATCCGTGGGTATCCGTCGCGATTACGCTGGTGTGTTGTCTGCTGATCGGTTTGATAAACGGGTATCTCGTAGCCGGATTTAAAATTCCGCCGTTCATTGCGACGCTGGGTACGATGACCGTTGCTCGCGGTATCGCGCAGATAGTGAACAACAACTACAACACGAACAGTATCGGTGAAGCCGCGCAGGGATTCCGTGATTTTTTCTATTACGGAAAAACGTTCGGGCTGTTCAATACGATTTGGATTTCCGTATTGTTGTGGGCGATTTTTAACTTCATTTTGAGTAAGACGAGGAGCGGCCGCTACATATACGCGGTGGGCAGCAATCCAGAAGCGGCAAAACTGAGCGGTGTGAACTTGCTCGGAACGGTTACCAAAACGTTTTTGGTTTCGGCTTTCTGTGCGTGCGTGGTCGGTCTGATACAGTGCGCGTCGGCCGGTATGGGCGCGATGGACGCCGGTTCGGCGTATGAAATGTACGCGGTCGCCGCGTCCGTTATCGGCGGAATTTCGACGCTCGGCGGGCAGGGTATTCTGCTGGGCACGGTGGTCGGTGCGTCGATTTGGGCGGTGCTGCAGAACGGATTACAGTTTGCCGGTGCGCCGGTTGCTATCAGAAACATCGTCATCGGCTGCATCGTCGTCGTTTCCGTTCTGCTCGACATAGTGGTACGCGGCCGCGCTCCCAAAAAGGGCGGCAAAAAACGGTAA
- a CDS encoding sugar ABC transporter ATP-binding protein has product MNEVIVRMEGICKSFPGVKALDGVSLSLKPGRVMALLGENGAGKSTLMKILSGIYGRDGGTVTLFGEQVDVLNPNTAKEKGIAIIHQELNLCRHLTVAENIFLGREKFKKGFIVDTAAMNKAAETILAKLGCDIQADTLVDELPVSKQQMVEIAKALSINAKVLIMDEPTSALTSKEINELFAIIKQLKSEGCAIVYISHRLEELKHIVDDVTIMRDGKFITSGEFADFDMESIISHMVGREIKEKYPRIRCPVGETVLDVRNLCAGPLVRDVSFQVRAGEIVGIAGLMGAGRTELTRALFGIDRIDSGDIRLDGKPITVRKPLDAIRHGIVLAPEDRKKDGLCTKLPVRENIALPNLDLLCNKIGMVNRKKEAAMVRTGVENLRIKLPSAEVNAATLSGGNQQKVVVAKWMGRSFRVVMFDEPTRGIDVAAKVEIYNLMNELKLQGVGVLFVSSEMPEVMGFADRILVMCDGRITGELPGAEATQEKILTLATSFENKLAV; this is encoded by the coding sequence ATGAATGAAGTCATCGTACGGATGGAAGGTATCTGCAAATCGTTTCCCGGCGTAAAGGCGCTTGACGGTGTTTCCTTGAGTTTGAAGCCGGGGCGGGTGATGGCGCTCCTCGGAGAAAACGGCGCCGGAAAGTCGACGCTGATGAAAATACTGAGCGGTATCTACGGCCGCGACGGCGGAACCGTTACGCTGTTCGGTGAGCAGGTTGACGTCCTGAATCCGAATACGGCGAAGGAAAAAGGCATTGCGATTATCCATCAGGAACTCAATTTGTGCCGGCATTTGACCGTTGCGGAAAACATCTTTTTGGGACGGGAAAAATTCAAAAAGGGTTTTATCGTAGATACTGCGGCCATGAATAAAGCGGCGGAAACCATTCTTGCAAAACTCGGCTGCGATATTCAAGCGGATACGCTGGTTGACGAATTGCCGGTGTCGAAACAGCAAATGGTTGAAATCGCGAAAGCACTTTCGATCAACGCGAAAGTACTGATCATGGACGAGCCGACGAGCGCCTTGACCAGCAAGGAAATCAACGAACTGTTCGCTATCATCAAGCAGCTTAAAAGTGAAGGCTGCGCGATCGTCTACATTTCGCATCGGCTGGAAGAATTGAAGCATATCGTTGACGACGTAACCATCATGCGCGACGGAAAGTTTATCACGTCGGGTGAATTTGCCGATTTCGATATGGAGTCGATCATCTCGCACATGGTGGGGCGGGAAATCAAGGAAAAGTATCCGCGGATCAGATGTCCGGTGGGCGAAACGGTGCTCGACGTGCGTAACCTCTGCGCCGGGCCGCTGGTTCGCGACGTGTCTTTTCAGGTACGCGCGGGTGAAATCGTGGGCATCGCGGGGCTGATGGGCGCCGGCCGTACGGAACTGACGCGCGCGCTGTTCGGAATCGACCGCATCGATTCGGGAGATATCCGTCTGGACGGGAAACCGATTACCGTTCGTAAGCCGCTCGACGCGATCAGGCACGGGATCGTGCTCGCACCCGAAGACCGTAAAAAGGACGGTCTTTGTACGAAGCTGCCGGTACGTGAAAACATCGCGCTGCCGAATCTTGATCTGCTGTGCAACAAGATCGGCATGGTAAACCGGAAAAAAGAGGCGGCGATGGTACGGACCGGCGTTGAAAATCTGCGGATCAAGCTGCCTTCTGCCGAAGTGAACGCGGCCACTCTTTCCGGCGGCAATCAGCAGAAAGTCGTCGTTGCCAAATGGATGGGCAGGTCGTTCCGCGTCGTTATGTTCGACGAGCCGACGCGCGGCATCGACGTTGCCGCTAAGGTGGAAATCTACAATCTGATGAACGAATTGAAACTGCAAGGGGTCGGCGTATTGTTCGTTTCGTCCGAAATGCCCGAAGTTATGGGGTTCGCCGATCGTATACTGGTTATGTGCGACGGGCGGATAACCGGAGAATTGCCGGGGGCGGAAGCGACGCAGGAAAAAATCCTGACGTTGGCGACCAGTTTTGAAAACAAACTTGCCGTATAA
- a CDS encoding AGE family epimerase/isomerase translates to MKNAGEYKKELSGILRDKLIPFWLERAVDSQFGGYLTSFDENGELFGELEKNIVTQSRMVWGFSNLIPFAREQDKATMKEAAAQGARFLTERFWDPEFGGFYWLLNRDASVRDPAKLTYGQSFAIYALSEYYLMSKDVKALEYACRGFDCLQKYATDTLRGGYYENIERNWKLSPAGDFAGDRKSLDIHMHLLEAYTTLYLASGESIHARKLREVYDLIVRRMVNAEKGYGYNQFDLDFNKLPAINIKRTWNAEREAGEKIDAPTDTTSYGHNTELSWLADLALTVLNERTLCDNVLLQRLLDHALTYGYDYEFGGVYRDGVADRKALVYDKEWWQNFESMTGFLNGYILFGDEKYFKAFAGTWDFIHAYFMNHKLGESRQLLSRSGVPLISNLGNPWKGMYHTGRALAECIKRLDRCK, encoded by the coding sequence ATGAAGAATGCCGGAGAATATAAGAAAGAGTTATCCGGAATATTACGGGATAAACTGATTCCGTTTTGGCTTGAACGGGCCGTGGACTCGCAGTTCGGCGGTTATCTGACCAGCTTTGATGAAAACGGGGAACTGTTCGGTGAACTTGAAAAGAACATCGTTACGCAGAGTCGTATGGTGTGGGGTTTTTCAAATTTAATTCCGTTCGCCCGCGAACAGGATAAAGCGACAATGAAAGAAGCCGCCGCGCAGGGCGCGCGTTTTTTGACAGAGCGATTTTGGGATCCGGAATTCGGCGGATTTTACTGGCTGTTGAATCGGGACGCGTCCGTGCGTGATCCGGCTAAACTGACGTACGGGCAAAGCTTCGCCATTTACGCATTGTCGGAATATTATCTGATGAGTAAAGATGTAAAAGCGCTTGAATATGCGTGCAGGGGATTCGATTGTTTGCAAAAGTACGCGACGGACACGCTGCGCGGCGGCTATTATGAAAACATCGAGCGCAATTGGAAACTGTCGCCGGCGGGCGACTTTGCCGGCGACCGCAAATCGCTCGACATTCACATGCATTTGCTTGAGGCATACACTACGCTGTATTTGGCGTCCGGCGAATCCATTCATGCCCGGAAACTGCGCGAAGTGTACGATTTGATCGTACGTCGCATGGTCAACGCGGAAAAAGGATACGGATACAATCAGTTTGATTTGGATTTCAATAAACTGCCGGCAATCAATATAAAACGCACCTGGAATGCGGAGCGTGAAGCAGGGGAAAAAATCGACGCGCCGACTGATACGACCAGTTACGGACACAATACGGAATTGAGCTGGCTTGCGGATTTGGCGCTGACGGTACTGAACGAGCGTACGCTCTGCGACAACGTGTTGCTGCAGCGTTTGCTCGATCACGCGCTGACGTACGGTTACGACTACGAGTTCGGCGGTGTTTATAGAGACGGGGTCGCGGATCGGAAAGCGCTCGTATACGACAAAGAATGGTGGCAGAATTTTGAGTCCATGACCGGTTTTCTGAACGGATACATTCTGTTCGGAGACGAAAAATATTTTAAGGCGTTTGCCGGTACGTGGGATTTCATTCACGCGTATTTTATGAACCACAAACTCGGTGAAAGCCGCCAATTGCTCAGCCGTTCCGGAGTTCCGCTGATTTCAAATCTGGGAAATCCCTGGAAAGGTATGTATCATACCGGACGGGCGCTTGCCGAATGCATCAAGCGCCTTGACCGCTGCAAATGA
- a CDS encoding LacI family DNA-binding transcriptional regulator, whose amino-acid sequence MAKTTIKDVAALAGVSVGTASMAMNDSPRISAQTKQLVLDAVAQLDYHRNPYARSFSLSSSHTIGFLVPDLLNSFFGEMAGYLQKEVERRGNALMFGLSNESSAQEAKLIRQFIDRGIDGLIIVPVVENAPELTHIRTLIKDTFPFVFISSYYKGVEANCVMTDLCKGSYDLTLQLLDSGHRHIILISGNPELVPFEERIRGFVQAHRDRNIPFSADRIITTLSMSFQGGYDAIRKVYFSQKIDAILAINDVMAMGIVSSLHACGVRVPEDVSVAGYDDISVSGLQETPLSTVHQPLEQMSRIAVENLFRQINGDATVAEPVYLEPRVVLRKSIAQR is encoded by the coding sequence GTGGCAAAGACGACCATAAAAGATGTGGCGGCGTTGGCCGGCGTTTCGGTCGGCACTGCGTCTATGGCGATGAACGATTCTCCGCGCATTTCGGCGCAGACCAAGCAGTTGGTTCTTGACGCCGTTGCGCAGCTCGATTATCACCGTAATCCGTACGCGCGGTCGTTCAGTCTTTCATCCTCACACACGATTGGCTTTCTGGTTCCCGATTTGCTTAACTCGTTTTTCGGCGAAATGGCGGGGTATTTGCAGAAAGAAGTCGAACGCCGCGGCAACGCGCTGATGTTCGGCCTGAGCAACGAATCGAGCGCTCAGGAAGCGAAGCTGATCCGGCAATTCATCGATCGGGGGATCGACGGTTTAATCATCGTGCCCGTCGTTGAAAACGCACCCGAGTTGACACACATTCGGACGCTGATAAAAGATACCTTTCCGTTCGTGTTCATTTCGAGCTATTACAAAGGTGTCGAAGCGAACTGTGTGATGACCGATTTGTGCAAAGGTTCGTATGATTTGACTTTGCAGCTGCTGGATTCCGGACACCGGCATATCATTCTGATTTCCGGTAATCCCGAACTCGTGCCGTTCGAGGAACGCATCCGGGGATTCGTTCAGGCGCATCGGGATCGGAACATACCGTTTTCGGCCGATCGGATAATCACGACGCTGTCCATGAGTTTTCAAGGCGGTTACGATGCGATACGGAAAGTGTATTTTTCGCAGAAGATCGACGCGATCCTTGCAATCAACGACGTGATGGCTATGGGGATCGTGAGCAGTCTGCATGCGTGCGGCGTTCGGGTTCCGGAAGACGTGTCGGTTGCAGGCTACGACGATATTTCGGTTTCGGGCTTGCAGGAAACTCCGTTGTCGACGGTGCATCAGCCTTTGGAACAGATGAGCCGTATTGCGGTTGAAAATCTGTTCCGTCAGATAAACGGAGATGCAACCGTTGCGGAGCCGGTGTATCTTGAACCGCGCGTGGTACTCCGCAAGTCGATTGCGCAAAGGTGA
- a CDS encoding heavy metal translocating P-type ATPase, translated as MESQECKCGEETAAESCGGCGCGCGCGSDLHGEHTDGRGTLYRIIASAVFFAAALIVGAAGGVRDGRPDSPIAVIRFALVAVSFLLAGFPVLLNAVKNIFRGEIFDENFLMTIASVGAFVIGEYPEAAAVMLFYQIGEYFQEYALGKSRRSISALMELRPDTVGVVRGGIVLTVAPETVSPGELIEVRPGERIALDGVVESGSSFVDMSALTGESVPREVAAGDEVLGGCINTNGVLRIRTSKSAGDSAIARILDLVEHAGSKKAVTERFITRFAKVYTPLVTVSAVLLALVPPLVVPGAEWSTWVSRALIFLVVSCPCALVISVPLGFFGGIGAASRRGILVKGSNYLEALARTGTAVFDKTGTLTKGVFKVTAVHPADPVRVPARELVALAAHAEKYSNHPISVSLKNAHTEEMCGDCSETSCDCCAAVSLSDVKEISGQGISAVLDGRAVLVGNNKLMRAFTVTGFSDVGDDVRSPEACAAADGGTVVHVAVDGSYAGHIVISDEVKSDAAQAIAALKSYGVKRTVMLTGDTEVSGRKTAEMLGIDTVYADLMPGDKVAKVEALLAAAPGGSTKRETLLFAGDGINDAPVLARADVGIAMGALGSDAAIEAADMVIMTDEPSKIPEAVGIARKTRRIVTQNIVFALGVKALILLLGAAGFASMWAAVFADVGVSFLAVLNSMRLLARKSA; from the coding sequence ATGGAATCACAGGAATGTAAGTGCGGCGAAGAAACCGCCGCAGAATCGTGCGGTGGCTGCGGCTGCGGCTGCGGCTGCGGATCGGATTTGCACGGAGAACATACCGACGGGCGCGGAACGCTGTATAGGATTATTGCGAGCGCGGTTTTCTTTGCCGCCGCGTTGATCGTCGGAGCGGCTGGCGGCGTTCGCGACGGGAGGCCCGATTCTCCGATTGCGGTCATCCGGTTTGCCCTCGTGGCCGTTTCATTTTTGCTTGCGGGATTTCCCGTTTTGCTGAACGCGGTAAAAAACATTTTTCGCGGTGAGATTTTTGATGAAAACTTTCTGATGACGATTGCGTCCGTGGGGGCGTTCGTTATCGGCGAATATCCCGAAGCTGCCGCCGTCATGCTGTTTTATCAGATCGGAGAATACTTTCAGGAATACGCGCTCGGAAAATCGCGCCGGTCGATATCGGCTCTGATGGAATTGCGCCCCGATACGGTCGGCGTCGTACGCGGCGGAATCGTACTGACGGTGGCTCCCGAAACGGTCAGTCCGGGAGAATTGATAGAAGTCAGGCCGGGCGAGCGTATCGCGCTTGACGGAGTCGTTGAAAGCGGCTCGAGCTTCGTCGATATGTCGGCGCTGACCGGAGAATCCGTTCCGCGGGAAGTCGCGGCGGGAGACGAGGTTTTGGGCGGCTGTATAAATACGAACGGCGTGCTTCGGATACGGACTTCAAAATCCGCCGGGGATTCCGCCATTGCCCGCATACTCGATCTGGTGGAACACGCGGGCAGTAAAAAAGCCGTGACGGAACGTTTTATCACGCGATTTGCGAAGGTATATACGCCGCTCGTAACGGTTTCCGCAGTGTTGCTTGCGCTCGTTCCGCCGCTGGTCGTTCCCGGAGCCGAATGGAGCACTTGGGTGTCTCGCGCCTTGATTTTCCTCGTCGTATCGTGTCCGTGCGCGCTCGTCATATCCGTTCCGCTCGGGTTCTTCGGCGGTATCGGAGCGGCGTCGCGCCGAGGTATTTTGGTCAAAGGCAGCAACTATCTTGAAGCGCTCGCCCGTACGGGAACGGCCGTATTCGATAAGACCGGAACGCTGACGAAGGGCGTGTTTAAAGTTACGGCGGTACATCCGGCGGATCCCGTTCGGGTTCCCGCACGTGAACTGGTTGCGCTTGCCGCGCATGCCGAAAAGTATTCAAATCATCCCATTTCCGTTTCGCTGAAAAACGCGCATACGGAAGAGATGTGCGGTGATTGTTCCGAAACGTCGTGCGATTGCTGTGCCGCAGTCAGTTTAAGCGACGTAAAAGAGATTTCGGGGCAGGGGATCAGTGCCGTTTTGGACGGCCGCGCGGTACTAGTCGGCAACAATAAGCTGATGCGCGCTTTTACGGTTACCGGGTTTTCCGATGTCGGCGACGACGTCCGGTCTCCCGAAGCGTGCGCCGCTGCCGACGGGGGAACGGTGGTTCACGTTGCGGTGGACGGTTCGTACGCGGGGCACATCGTCATTTCCGACGAAGTGAAAAGCGATGCTGCTCAGGCGATTGCGGCGCTGAAATCGTACGGAGTGAAGCGGACGGTCATGCTGACCGGTGATACCGAAGTGTCCGGGCGGAAGACGGCGGAAATGCTCGGTATCGATACGGTTTACGCCGATCTGATGCCGGGAGATAAGGTTGCAAAAGTTGAAGCACTGCTCGCGGCAGCTCCCGGCGGCAGCACGAAGCGGGAAACGCTGCTGTTTGCCGGCGACGGTATAAACGACGCACCCGTACTGGCGCGTGCCGACGTGGGAATCGCCATGGGGGCGCTCGGGTCCGATGCTGCCATAGAAGCCGCCGACATGGTGATTATGACCGACGAACCGTCGAAGATTCCCGAAGCGGTCGGAATCGCCCGTAAAACACGGCGTATCGTTACGCAGAATATCGTTTTTGCGTTGGGCGTAAAAGCGCTGATTTTGCTGCTGGGTGCGGCGGGCTTTGCTTCCATGTGGGCCGCCGTTTTTGCGGACGTAGGCGTTTCGTTCCTTGCCGTGCTGAATTCGATGCGTCTGCTCGCTAGAAAAAGCGCGTAA
- a CDS encoding ArsR/SmtB family transcription factor, translating into MHMHGDEVSRMNEKMPAEEMLFDLAELFKIFGDTTRVKILFALLESEMCVFDIAVLLGMTQSAISHQLRVLKTNGLVKFRREGKVLFYSLSDGHITSILSQGMEHIAE; encoded by the coding sequence ATGCATATGCACGGGGACGAAGTCAGCCGCATGAATGAAAAAATGCCGGCGGAAGAAATGCTGTTCGATTTGGCTGAATTATTTAAAATATTCGGTGATACGACGCGGGTAAAAATATTGTTCGCACTGCTGGAAAGCGAAATGTGCGTGTTCGATATTGCGGTGCTGCTCGGCATGACGCAGTCGGCCATTTCGCATCAGCTGCGCGTGCTGAAAACGAACGGATTGGTGAAATTCCGGCGGGAAGGAAAGGTTTTGTTTTATTCACTTTCGGACGGACATATTACGTCGATTTTAAGCCAGGGAATGGAACATATTGCGGAATAG